The nucleotide sequence CCGGATCAACAACCTGTTTTACAACGTCGAGATGATCGAGGAGGCTGGCGTCGATATCGACGCTAACTCGCCGCGGGCGTTTGTCGACGTCCTCGAACAGCTCGAGGGCGCACTCGATGTGACGCCCTTTTTGATGGCACTTCGCAATCCCTGGGGAACCATCCACGTCTGGGAGACGATCCTGCTCGGGGAGACCGACGCCCGGACGTACCGCGATGTCGTCGACGGGAACCCGGGGCGCCATCGCGACGCGATCGAGACGACGCTTTCGGTGCTGGCGCGATATCTCGACTTTGCCAACGACGACGCCCAGTTCGCCTCGCTGCCGGATGCCAACGCCCACTTCGTCGACGACGAGGGCGCGCTGTTCCTGATGGGCGATTGGGCCGCGAGTGCCTATGACCAGGACGCCTACGGCGAGACCTGGGACGCGATCCCGTTCCCGGGGACCGAGGGCGACTACCCGCTCAACATGGACGCGCTCGTCCCGTCGAGTTCCGAGGCGGACACGACGGCCATCGACGAGTTCCTCGCCTACGCCGGGTCACGGGAGGCACAGACCGCGTTCAACCGCCACAAGGGGTCGATGCCGCCGCGGACCGACACCGACCCGTCCGAGTTCACGCCGTTCCTGCAGGACCAGCGGGACGATTTCGACGCCGCCACCTCTCAACCGCCGTCGATCGCCCACGGGTTGGCGGTCCATCCCGAGACACTCATCGAGGTCAAATCACTGATGGCCGAGTTCGTCTCGGAGCCGGAGCCCGCGGCCACTGCCGATCGACTTGTCGACGCCCTCTCCGAAACGTAGCGGTAGCAGATGCGTCGTCGGCCGCCCCCGACTGCGACGCTTCGAACTCATCGATCAGACGTCAAAAGACGGCCACGATTCGACGGTGACTACGGCCGATAGGAAGCTTTTTACTGCCGAAATGGGAAAATCTCGCCGGGTGAAAAGTTTGCCTGGAAATAGTACGTCAGATGGCGATCTGGACGATCGAATCGAGCAGTATCGCCAGACAGCACAGGAAGTCCGCAGAGACATCATCGAGATGGTCTATGCGGCCCAGTCAGGGCATCCAGGCGGTTCGCTTTCGGCCGTCGAGTATTTGCTCTGGCTGTACAACGAGGAACTGAACGTCGATCCCGAGAACCCGGACGATCCGGACCGTGACCGTCTCATCTACAGCAAAGGTCACGCGTGTCCGGTTCTGTACGCGTTGCTCGCTCGATACGACTTCGTCGACTGTGATCCCAACGAGGAGTTCCGCCGCCTCGGCGGCGAGCTTCCGGGCCACTCCTCGCCGAAGGTCCCGGGCGTCGAATTCCCCTCGGGATCGCTCGGCCAGGGGCTCTCGTACGCCAACGGGCAGGCGATGGGAGCCGACTTCGACGACCGTGACTACGATGTCTACGCCATCCTGGGCGATGGCGAGACCCAGGAAGGCAACATCTGGGAGGCCGCGATGTCCGCGGGCGAGAAGGGACTGGACGTCGTCGCGATCGTCGACCGCAACAAAAAACAGAACGACCTTCCCGTCGCCGAGACGATGGAAATCGACCCGCTCGACGAGAAGTTCGAATCCTTCGGCTGGGACGTCTGGGAGGTCGACGGCCACGACTTCGGTGAGATCGCCGACGCCTTCGATGAAATCAACGAGGCGGACGGTCCGCGACTGTTGATCGCAAACACCGTCAAGGGCTACCCGATCGACTTCATGGAAGCCCAGCCCAACGGCTATCACGCCGGCGCGATCACCGACGACGAACTTGCGGAGGCGATGGAAGAACTTGGGTTCGACCCCGACACTGTGGAGGTGACGACCAAATGAGCGAGAAGATTTCGACCCGGAACGGCTTCGGGAACGGACTGTTGCGCGAGGCTGAGGAACGCGAGGACTTCATCGTCATGGACGCCGACCTGGCGAAATCCACCCGCGGGGGCTGGTTCCGTGACGAGTACCCCGAGCGCTGGATCAACGTCGGCATCTCCGAGCAGGATCTGTTCGCGACGGCGGCCGGTATCGCCGAGACCGGTCGGCCGGTCTTCGCCAACACCTTCGCTATCTTCTCTCAGCGTGGCTTCGAACAGGTTCGCCAGCAGATCGCCCGCCCGAAGCGCAACGTGACCGTCGTCGGCAGTCACGCCGGCGTCATCACGGGCGAGGACGGCCCCAGCGCCCAGACCGTCGAAGACATTTCCGCCTATCGCGGGATCCCGAACCTGCGTGTCATCTCGCCGGCCGACGCCGTCGAGGCCAACGCGCTCGTGACTGCCCTCGCCGAGGACGACGATCCGGCCTACCTCCGACTGATCCGTGAGTCCGTGCCCGTCATCCACGACGAGGACGAGTACGAACCCGAGATCGGCACGGGTGAAGTCCTCCGTGACGGCTCGGATGTGACGCTGATCGCTCACGGTGCGATGGTCCACGTCGTCCAGGAAGCGGCCGAAGTCCTGGCCGACGATGGCATCGACGCCCGCGTGATCAACATGTCGACGATCAAGCCCCTCGACGAGGAGCTGGTCGTCGAATCCGCCGAGCAGACCGGCGCGATTCTCACAGCCGAGGACCACAACATCTACGGCGGCCTGGGCAGCGCCGTCGCCGAGGTCCTGGCCGAGCAGCGCCCGACCCCCATGAAACGGATCGGCATCGAGGACGAGTTCGGCACCTCCGGCAACGGGCTGGATCTCTACGAGTACTACGGCTTCACCGGCGAGGACATCGCCGAGACGGCGAAAGACCTACTGGCCTGAGCCGACTAGACTGATTGCAACCATGAGAACATACATCGATTCAGCGGAAGTCGAAAACGTACGGGAAGCATACGACCTCGGACTTGTCGACGGGGTCACGACGAACCCGTCGCTGGTCGCCGGGACCGACCGGGAGTACCGGGACATCATCGACGAACTGACGGAGTTCGTCGACGGTCCGATCAGCGTCGAGGTCATCGCGACCGACTACGAGGAGATGCTCGAAGAGGCCCGGGAGTACGACACCTGGGGCGACAACATCGCGGTGAAGCTCCCGATGACTCGTGACGGTATGAAGGCCCTCCGGACCCTCTCCGATGAGGGTGTCCAGACCAACATCACGCTGATCTTCTCCGTCAACCAGGCGCTCATCGCCGCCAAGAACGGCGCGACGATGGTCTCGCCGTTCATCGGTCGACTGGACGACAACGGCCACGACGGCGTCGAACTCATCGAGGACATCCGGACTGTCTACGACAACTACGACTTCGAGACGGACATCCTCGCGGCGTCGATCCGCCACCCCTTCCACGTCCAGGAAGTCGCCAAAGCCGGTGCGGACATCGCGACCTTGCCGCCGGACGTGGCAGACTCGATGTTCGATCACCCGCGAACCGACAGCGGACTCGAAGCGTTCCTCGACGACTGGGGCGACCGCGAAAGTCCCGCACTGAAGTGACGCTGTCTCTCTAGGGATTCGCCGATCGCCCTGACGGAACATCCGTCGTTTCGCCGTCTTGTTTTGGACGGGTTCGTCACAGTCTCTGTTCTGAGAATTGCCACCGCAGCCTTTTGAATTAGGGGAGCGAACTGGTAGTATTGATGACGGATGCATCGACGGGCATCAACGTCCTGCACGTTGACGACCAAGCGGACCTCGCGGCAGTCGTCGCTGAGATGCTCGAACGGGACGCGGACATCACGGTCGAAACAGCGACGAGCGCGACCGAGGCGCTTGAGCGGCTCTCTGGGGGGCAGTTTGACTGTCTGATCTCCGACTATGCGATGCCGGGAATGGACGGCATCGAGTTCCTCGAGGCAGTTCGGGCGGACGATCCCGACCTCCCGTTCATTCTATATACCGGCAAGGGGAGCGAAGAAGTCGCCAGCGAGGCCATCACTGCCGGGGCGACCGACTACCTCCAGAAGGGTGGCGGGACCGAACAGTACGAGCTACTCGAAAACCGCATCCGGAACGCCGTTGCCCAGTATCGCTCCGGGCAGCGTGCGGCCAAACTCGATCGGATCCGGTCGCTCGCCAGCGACGTCAATCAGGTGTTAGTCCGGGCGGATTCCCGTGCGAAAGCGGAGGCTGCCGTCTGTGAACGTATCGTGGACACCGACCGCTACGAGTTCGCGTGGATCGGCACAGTCGATCCGGACACGGACCGACTCGTTGTCCGGGAACGGGCCGGCGAGAGCGACGGGTATCTCGAGGAGATCACGGTCACGGCTGACGAGAGCCCGACGGGGAAAGGCCCAACCGGGACCGCGGCGCGGGAGCGACGTGTCGCCGTCTCCCAGAACATCGCCGAGGATCCCGACCTCGACCGGTGGGCGGACGCGGCGACCGCCCGTGGCTTCCAGTCGGTCGCGGCCGTCCCGCTCGAACACGAGGATACACTGTACGGCGTCCTCACGCTGTACGCGGACGAACCGCAGCCGTTCGACGGGGACGAACGCGACTTACTTTCGGAACTCGGGGCTGATATCGGCCATGCGCTTCACTCCTTTGCCATCGACGAGAAGCGCCGCGAGGAGCGCGATCGTCGGGAGGCACTGTTCGCGAACGCGCCGACGCCTGTGGCAGCCTCACGTCCACGGGGTGAGGACCACAAGCAGTATATTACGGACGTCAACGAGTCCTTCGAGACTGTCTTCGGGTTCGAGCGCGATGCCATCGTCGGGGAGGAAGTGACGGATGTCCTCGTCCCTCCGGAGTATCACGACGAACATGTCCGATTCCGGAAGCGAACCGCGGACGGTGAGGCGATCACGGCAACCGTCGAGCGACTGACCCGCGACGGGATCCGGGAGTTCATCATGCATATCATTCCGCACGGACTCGACGACGGATCACCTGTCGGGAACTACGTCTGGTATACTGACGTCACCGATTGGGGGGAACGCGAACGGCAACTCCGGGCGTTCCGTGAGGTAGTCGAACACGCCGGTCACGCGGTGTACTGGACGGATCCTGACGGGGTTATCGAGTACGTCAACCCGGCGTTCGAAACCCAGTCCGGGTATTCAGCCGAGGAGGCGATCGGCCACGATTCGGCGATCATCAGCTCCGGCGAACACGACGAAGCGTTCTACGAGACCCTCTGGGAGACGATTCTCGACGGCGAGACCTGGGAGGGTGAGCTTGTCAACGAACGCAAAAGCGGCGAGCGGTACGTCGTCGAACAGACGATCACACCCGTCACGGACGAGGAGGGGGAGATCGAGCGGTTCGTCGCGATCAACGCCGACGTCACCGAGCGCGAGGAGCGCGAACGGAACCGCAAACAGATCAATACAGTCCTCCGGACGATCGTAGAGCACCTTCCGATGGGCGTTCTCGTCGAGGATGCCGATCGGGACGTCTTGATGGTCAACGAGCGACTGGGGGCTGTCTTGGACGTCTCCGCCTCTGCCGAGGAGTTGATCGGCCGGGATTGTGCGCGCGCTGCCGAAGACCTCAAGGGGCTGTTCGCCGATCCCGATGGATTCATCGAGGGGATAGCACGACGGATAGACACGCGCGAACCCGTGAAAAACGAGCGACTCGAACTCGAGGATGGGCGCATTCTCGAACGTGATTACGTCCCCTACACGTTGCCGGACGGCGAGGCCAACCTCTGGCTGTATCGGGACGTCACCGATCGAACCCGGAACGAGCGACGCCTGAAACACCAAAACCAGCGCCTCGAACAGTTTTCGAGCGTCGTCAGCCACGATCTCCGAAACCCGTTGAACGTCGCCACGAGCCGAC is from Halorhabdus sp. BNX81 and encodes:
- a CDS encoding PAS domain S-box protein: MTDASTGINVLHVDDQADLAAVVAEMLERDADITVETATSATEALERLSGGQFDCLISDYAMPGMDGIEFLEAVRADDPDLPFILYTGKGSEEVASEAITAGATDYLQKGGGTEQYELLENRIRNAVAQYRSGQRAAKLDRIRSLASDVNQVLVRADSRAKAEAAVCERIVDTDRYEFAWIGTVDPDTDRLVVRERAGESDGYLEEITVTADESPTGKGPTGTAARERRVAVSQNIAEDPDLDRWADAATARGFQSVAAVPLEHEDTLYGVLTLYADEPQPFDGDERDLLSELGADIGHALHSFAIDEKRREERDRREALFANAPTPVAASRPRGEDHKQYITDVNESFETVFGFERDAIVGEEVTDVLVPPEYHDEHVRFRKRTADGEAITATVERLTRDGIREFIMHIIPHGLDDGSPVGNYVWYTDVTDWGERERQLRAFREVVEHAGHAVYWTDPDGVIEYVNPAFETQSGYSAEEAIGHDSAIISSGEHDEAFYETLWETILDGETWEGELVNERKSGERYVVEQTITPVTDEEGEIERFVAINADVTEREERERNRKQINTVLRTIVEHLPMGVLVEDADRDVLMVNERLGAVLDVSASAEELIGRDCARAAEDLKGLFADPDGFIEGIARRIDTREPVKNERLELEDGRILERDYVPYTLPDGEANLWLYRDVTDRTRNERRLKHQNQRLEQFSSVVSHDLRNPLNVATSRLELAEETCDSTHLEHARTAVERSLSLLEDLRALAIEGRTAIETEPVAIAGTIKDCWRTVPTGEDATLSAETDRLIRADPGRLKQLFENLVSNAVTHGGDGVTITVGSLAEGFYVEDDGPGIPEDSRETVFELGHSTADEGTGFGLAIVRAIADAHDWTVTVTESETGGARFEFTGVDVIEE
- a CDS encoding transketolase family protein produces the protein MSEKISTRNGFGNGLLREAEEREDFIVMDADLAKSTRGGWFRDEYPERWINVGISEQDLFATAAGIAETGRPVFANTFAIFSQRGFEQVRQQIARPKRNVTVVGSHAGVITGEDGPSAQTVEDISAYRGIPNLRVISPADAVEANALVTALAEDDDPAYLRLIRESVPVIHDEDEYEPEIGTGEVLRDGSDVTLIAHGAMVHVVQEAAEVLADDGIDARVINMSTIKPLDEELVVESAEQTGAILTAEDHNIYGGLGSAVAEVLAEQRPTPMKRIGIEDEFGTSGNGLDLYEYYGFTGEDIAETAKDLLA
- a CDS encoding transketolase, with amino-acid sequence MKSLPGNSTSDGDLDDRIEQYRQTAQEVRRDIIEMVYAAQSGHPGGSLSAVEYLLWLYNEELNVDPENPDDPDRDRLIYSKGHACPVLYALLARYDFVDCDPNEEFRRLGGELPGHSSPKVPGVEFPSGSLGQGLSYANGQAMGADFDDRDYDVYAILGDGETQEGNIWEAAMSAGEKGLDVVAIVDRNKKQNDLPVAETMEIDPLDEKFESFGWDVWEVDGHDFGEIADAFDEINEADGPRLLIANTVKGYPIDFMEAQPNGYHAGAITDDELAEAMEELGFDPDTVEVTTK
- the fsa gene encoding fructose-6-phosphate aldolase, coding for MRTYIDSAEVENVREAYDLGLVDGVTTNPSLVAGTDREYRDIIDELTEFVDGPISVEVIATDYEEMLEEAREYDTWGDNIAVKLPMTRDGMKALRTLSDEGVQTNITLIFSVNQALIAAKNGATMVSPFIGRLDDNGHDGVELIEDIRTVYDNYDFETDILAASIRHPFHVQEVAKAGADIATLPPDVADSMFDHPRTDSGLEAFLDDWGDRESPALK
- a CDS encoding ABC transporter substrate-binding protein, which produces MAQTQSTQQRFELLHQLVGAEWGGAALNALVDGYERRTSYTVEETTTSADDLSIRVKIRILQERAPDAWIEWPGQHVTPYIDSGAVRDITHIWDDNGFEEVFTDGAKEQVRFDGTYHAIPLNIHRINNLFYNVEMIEEAGVDIDANSPRAFVDVLEQLEGALDVTPFLMALRNPWGTIHVWETILLGETDARTYRDVVDGNPGRHRDAIETTLSVLARYLDFANDDAQFASLPDANAHFVDDEGALFLMGDWAASAYDQDAYGETWDAIPFPGTEGDYPLNMDALVPSSSEADTTAIDEFLAYAGSREAQTAFNRHKGSMPPRTDTDPSEFTPFLQDQRDDFDAATSQPPSIAHGLAVHPETLIEVKSLMAEFVSEPEPAATADRLVDALSET